A genomic window from Pirellulales bacterium includes:
- a CDS encoding SDR family oxidoreductase, whose amino-acid sequence MRFSLVTGGAGFIGSHLVEALVRRGDRVRVLDNLSTGKLENLRHLQAEIELIEGDLCDPTAVQRAVTGVETIFHQAALASVQRSVEKPLDTHAACVTGTVQLIDSARRAGVRRIVYAASSSAYGNLPAASKRETDLPAPISPYGAAKYAAEQYLMAFAAMGEIEAVALRYFNVFGPRQDPHSEYSAVIPRFITAMLNQIPPTVYGDGEQSRDFTFVENVVRGNLLAADAPAANGKVLNLAAGHKVSLLELIAHLNTLLGTNIQPRHEPARVGDVRESMADITLARQILEYAPTVGFLEGLRRSIEYYVGLVRIG is encoded by the coding sequence ATGCGTTTTAGCCTTGTGACCGGGGGGGCGGGATTTATTGGTTCGCACTTGGTAGAGGCGCTGGTTCGGCGTGGTGACCGGGTCCGCGTGCTTGACAATCTTTCCACCGGCAAGCTGGAAAACCTACGACACTTGCAGGCCGAAATCGAACTGATCGAAGGGGATTTGTGCGATCCCACGGCGGTCCAACGGGCTGTAACTGGTGTGGAAACAATCTTTCATCAGGCGGCCCTGGCCAGCGTACAGCGAAGCGTGGAAAAACCGCTGGACACCCATGCCGCCTGTGTCACCGGGACGGTGCAATTGATCGACTCTGCCCGGCGCGCGGGGGTGCGGCGGATCGTGTATGCCGCGTCGAGTAGCGCTTATGGCAATCTGCCGGCGGCTTCCAAGCGGGAAACCGATCTCCCCGCCCCTATTTCTCCCTATGGAGCGGCAAAATACGCGGCGGAGCAGTATTTAATGGCGTTTGCCGCTATGGGCGAGATAGAAGCCGTGGCGCTACGCTATTTTAACGTGTTTGGCCCCCGGCAGGATCCGCATAGCGAGTATTCGGCGGTTATCCCCCGCTTTATCACCGCCATGCTCAATCAGATCCCCCCAACCGTTTACGGCGACGGCGAGCAGTCGCGGGATTTTACCTTTGTGGAAAATGTCGTCCGGGGAAATTTGCTGGCCGCGGACGCACCGGCGGCCAATGGCAAAGTGCTGAATTTGGCCGCAGGACACAAAGTAAGCTTGCTGGAGCTTATTGCTCATCTTAATACACTGTTGGGGACGAATATTCAACCCCGGCATGAACCGGCCCGGGTGGGCGATGTGCGTGAAAGCATGGCGGATATCACCCTCGCCCGGCAAATCTTGGAGTACGCTCCCACGGTGGGGTTTTTGGAGGGCTTGCGCCGGTCAATAGAATATTATGTGGGCCTGGTGCGAATAGGATAG
- a CDS encoding tetratricopeptide repeat protein: MAWLTRKNSVGNRLFLAMLAGLWVSGTVLALQPMNNPFENSEAGPAGNTQNNLSTARPGDVPGATSQQAAPPQTGVSGKTTTNNGVPSGNLGSQTSNPATNPNNTNPATNPLESAGPGNPANSTVTNPLTNPLDSAPAAESAAPASGIGTLPGLPESIQDTSPGTETLPGTGNADQLQAEAQRVMELYRAEKYQEVLDTLDKVDDAQKADPGYWLVKGLSHRMLQQYNEAIAAYTKGIELAPENGDLYLNRGVAWYHNKEYAVAILDFEEAAGLIYADPRPELWKGLSYMELGLPRLAIQSYSQSIKFNNKYIPAHVNRGLAYLSLDEFTPAVLDFHGAIRLNPADARIYFLRGVALARQDRHAQAIASFDTALRLDPKNADAAKNRALSAQKLSQGVAPPSPGQILSGLYQR, encoded by the coding sequence ATGGCTTGGTTGACGCGAAAGAATTCCGTGGGGAATCGTTTATTTTTGGCGATGTTGGCGGGGCTATGGGTCAGTGGGACGGTATTGGCGTTGCAGCCGATGAACAATCCCTTTGAAAACTCGGAGGCTGGCCCCGCGGGAAATACTCAAAATAATTTGTCAACCGCCAGGCCGGGCGACGTGCCGGGGGCCACATCTCAACAGGCGGCACCTCCTCAAACGGGGGTATCCGGCAAAACAACCACCAACAACGGCGTTCCCTCGGGAAATCTTGGTTCTCAGACCAGCAATCCGGCAACAAACCCCAATAACACCAACCCCGCCACCAATCCCCTGGAATCCGCCGGTCCGGGAAATCCTGCAAATAGCACGGTTACCAACCCCCTGACAAATCCCCTGGATTCAGCTCCCGCGGCGGAGTCGGCGGCTCCCGCGAGTGGCATAGGGACATTGCCCGGCCTGCCGGAGTCGATTCAAGACACCTCGCCCGGTACCGAAACCCTGCCAGGAACAGGCAATGCCGATCAACTTCAAGCCGAGGCACAGCGTGTGATGGAACTTTACCGGGCGGAAAAGTATCAAGAAGTCCTGGACACGTTGGATAAAGTGGATGATGCGCAAAAGGCTGATCCGGGATACTGGCTGGTCAAAGGGCTAAGCCACCGCATGCTGCAGCAGTATAACGAAGCAATTGCCGCCTATACTAAAGGGATCGAACTGGCCCCGGAGAATGGCGACTTGTATTTGAATCGCGGGGTGGCTTGGTATCACAATAAAGAATACGCTGTGGCGATTTTGGATTTTGAAGAGGCGGCGGGGCTGATTTATGCCGATCCGCGCCCCGAATTGTGGAAGGGCCTCAGCTATATGGAGTTAGGCCTGCCACGGTTGGCCATTCAATCGTATTCCCAATCGATCAAATTCAACAATAAGTACATCCCCGCGCATGTGAACCGCGGTTTGGCTTATTTATCCCTGGATGAGTTCACTCCGGCCGTGCTGGACTTTCATGGGGCGATTCGGTTGAATCCCGCCGATGCCCGGATTTACTTTTTACGCGGAGTGGCCCTGGCTCGCCAAGACCGCCATGCCCAGGCGATCGCTTCGTTTGACACCGCCTTGCGGCTGGACCCTAAAAACGCCGACGCGGCCAAGAACCGGGCGTTATCCGCCCAAAAGTTGAGCCAGGGCGTGGCTCCCCCTAGCCCCGGCCAGATTCTCTCGGGTCTGTATCAGCGGTAA
- a CDS encoding polyhydroxyalkanoic acid system family protein has product MPKISVTVPHTLDQPAALRSMQNLVTQTLARSSDRLSGVQHTWVGNLLEISFKAMGFDISGQLQVEPKEVHVTGQIPLAAYFFQSQIEGEIRQQLQRALTPAQTTV; this is encoded by the coding sequence ATGCCAAAAATCTCGGTAACTGTCCCCCACACGTTGGATCAACCTGCGGCCCTCCGCTCCATGCAAAACCTGGTAACTCAAACGTTGGCTCGCTCGTCGGACAGATTGAGCGGCGTTCAACACACCTGGGTTGGCAATCTATTAGAAATCTCGTTTAAAGCGATGGGTTTTGATATTTCCGGCCAGCTCCAGGTGGAACCAAAAGAGGTCCATGTGACCGGTCAGATTCCCCTAGCCGCCTATTTCTTTCAGAGCCAGATTGAAGGGGAAATCCGCCAACAGCTTCAACGGGCTCTCACCCCAGCGCAAACCACGGTTTAG
- a CDS encoding (5-formylfuran-3-yl)methyl phosphate synthase, giving the protein MTQLLVSVRDMAEAELAFACRVNYLDIKEPTLGSLGAAPEEVRRAIASKYAGKIPLSAAAGELFDWESEQNSAPNMRSHSVELSPETTKATPWNGYSWAKIGLARCREIDWRSAWLRWQATLPQMTRGVLVCYADARDCLAPQPAELLQFALETQVPALTIDTFNKNGPGLCQIWSHHQLQTWAAKLKQSGILSVAAGKLQFQDLRTLQLCGFDVAAVRGGVCKTVGSGNRSPRTGLLEWRAVMDWRIECEGTGAENSINSLSTDEKSFINFLESVNCINKS; this is encoded by the coding sequence ATGACACAGCTTTTGGTCAGTGTAAGGGATATGGCCGAGGCGGAACTGGCGTTTGCCTGCCGAGTGAATTATTTAGACATCAAGGAACCCACATTAGGCTCGTTGGGAGCGGCCCCCGAGGAGGTGCGCCGCGCGATTGCCTCTAAATATGCCGGTAAAATCCCCTTAAGCGCGGCGGCGGGAGAGTTATTCGATTGGGAGTCCGAGCAAAATTCCGCTCCGAACATGCGATCTCATTCGGTGGAATTATCCCCGGAAACAACCAAAGCTACCCCTTGGAACGGTTATTCCTGGGCCAAAATCGGCTTGGCAAGATGCAGAGAGATTGATTGGCGGAGCGCATGGTTGCGTTGGCAGGCAACCTTGCCCCAGATGACGCGGGGGGTGCTGGTCTGTTACGCGGACGCCAGGGATTGTCTCGCCCCCCAACCTGCGGAGTTGCTCCAATTTGCCCTAGAAACCCAGGTCCCCGCCCTCACCATTGACACTTTTAATAAAAACGGTCCCGGATTGTGTCAAATTTGGAGCCATCATCAGTTACAGACCTGGGCCGCAAAGCTAAAGCAGTCGGGAATACTGAGCGTCGCGGCGGGTAAATTACAATTTCAAGACCTAAGAACCCTCCAATTATGTGGATTCGATGTCGCGGCGGTACGGGGTGGAGTTTGCAAAACAGTAGGGTCGGGAAACAGATCACCAAGAACGGGCCTTCTGGAATGGCGGGCGGTGATGGATTGGCGAATTGAATGCGAGGGAACCGGGGCAGAGAATTCAATCAACAGTTTATCCACCGATGAAAAAAGTTTTATAAATTTTCTAGAAAGTGTTAATTGTATCAACAAATCTTAA
- a CDS encoding HRDC domain-containing protein, translated as MTHQFITSAAHLQRFCQEILTEPYIAFDTEFVSEHTYRSELCLIQVAAGEHLAVIDPLAVRDIKPFWDAIVAPGHQTIVHAGREELNFCLQATGERPADLFDVQLAAGLVGNEYPAGYGALLQRLLGISLEKGETRTDWRRRPLSRSQLEYALDDVRHLRAIRDILTEKLTSRGRLGWLTAEMEEWQAEVTEYRTREHWYKISGNTGLSRRSLAILRELWHWREGQAKMLNQPARRVLRDDFLIELAKRRSADIKQIQAIRGLERSDYKRVLPEIADAIERANSLPEGQLPVSQKRDLPQQFTLLGQFLSAALSSICRSQNVAMALVGTATDVRDLIAYRLGYDSGEPPLLAQGWRAEVVGQIIEDLLSGERCIRIVDPQSDDPLRFDLLNKSPEEDSPPK; from the coding sequence GTGACCCATCAGTTTATCACCAGCGCAGCGCATCTGCAGCGATTTTGTCAAGAAATATTGACAGAACCGTACATTGCGTTTGATACCGAGTTTGTCTCGGAACATACGTATCGGTCGGAACTCTGCTTGATTCAAGTCGCGGCGGGGGAACATCTGGCCGTGATCGACCCTTTGGCGGTGCGCGACATCAAACCCTTCTGGGACGCCATAGTCGCTCCGGGGCACCAGACGATCGTGCATGCCGGGCGGGAAGAGCTAAATTTTTGCCTGCAAGCCACGGGGGAGCGTCCCGCGGACCTGTTTGACGTGCAACTGGCCGCGGGTCTGGTGGGGAATGAATATCCCGCTGGATACGGCGCGCTGTTGCAACGGCTGTTGGGAATATCCCTGGAAAAAGGGGAAACCCGCACTGATTGGCGGCGGCGGCCTCTTTCCCGTTCGCAGCTGGAATATGCCCTGGACGATGTCCGGCATTTACGAGCCATACGCGATATCTTGACCGAAAAATTAACCTCCCGCGGACGCCTGGGCTGGCTCACGGCCGAGATGGAAGAATGGCAAGCGGAAGTGACAGAGTACCGCACGCGCGAGCACTGGTACAAAATCTCGGGAAATACCGGCCTTAGCCGTCGTTCGCTGGCGATCCTGCGCGAGTTATGGCACTGGCGCGAGGGACAGGCCAAAATGCTTAATCAACCCGCGCGCCGCGTGTTGCGGGACGACTTTTTGATAGAGCTAGCCAAACGCCGCAGCGCGGACATCAAGCAAATCCAGGCCATTCGCGGGTTGGAACGCTCGGACTACAAGCGTGTATTGCCGGAAATTGCCGACGCCATCGAGCGGGCCAATTCCTTGCCCGAGGGACAGCTTCCCGTTAGTCAAAAACGCGATTTGCCACAACAATTTACGCTGCTCGGCCAGTTCTTGTCCGCCGCGCTCAGTAGTATTTGCCGCTCGCAAAATGTGGCCATGGCCCTGGTGGGAACCGCCACCGACGTCCGCGACCTGATCGCCTATAGGTTGGGATACGACAGTGGCGAGCCGCCACTCCTAGCCCAGGGTTGGCGGGCCGAGGTTGTCGGCCAAATTATCGAGGATTTGCTGTCGGGCGAGCGCTGCATCCGGATCGTCGATCCGCAGTCAGATGATCCGCTGCGGTTCGATTTGCTCAATAAATCTCCAGAAGAAGATTCTCCCCCGAAATAA